Below is a genomic region from Henckelia pumila isolate YLH828 chromosome 3, ASM3356847v2, whole genome shotgun sequence.
TCAGTTAAATtgagtaaaaaatatttatttgttaaaaactttgttgcttatttcagggggagtttttaaatacaatttaaatacttataTTCTTTTTACtgtctatttttattttctatttttaaccaagttttgtgatcataaaaaagggggagattgttacgccttaaacgcatataaatctcgattgcgagattaatgtttttaatgcattaacaagacccttttctctatgttttgatgattaacaaaactaggttaaagtgttactaatgtttacaatgagcttattatagagttaaaattttcaagttgaAAGGCTCAATTGCGAACAAGTTTATTtaagatcagaaacaaatttcGAAGACTTATACTGCtacgagttcggaagctccgattggagttCGGAACCTCCAATCATGATCAGAAGgaccttcggaagctaagggacgatcggacgttccgatataggttcggaagctccgatcaattttcaaggaattttatattgttcgaaagCAGAACAGAAGCTACGAAGTGacgagatcggaagcaccgatcatagatcggaagttccgatctgcaACGGcagcctgataatcttgtccggaagacttttgcccgacaacatatttaatgcgccgatcggaagctccgaagtgggatcggaagttccgatcctgtacAAACCGCGtgactcagaattcaaatttcggaagctccgatgctgggaacggaagttccgatcgatgccgaattttcagctataaatagaggcattccgagaccatttcaagcatcccaacatcttcaagtctctcaatcctcttaagcattatttgagcaatttgttgagcaatttgtagcccctttgagctttcaaaatatattcatatatcgagttgtattcggggttgtgaaaatcgttggtgtaaacacttgagtgtgaagccaagtgttgtgtgattgttgaggctatccttggagcccttaaggccaagtgttgagttgtatcggcgcggtgatcgtgttgagttgtacggctatccttggagccatcaaggccaagagttgaagtgctagtggatccttggttaatcgatcttaaccaagaaggggagatgtAGACGATTTAttgtcgaacttccataaacatctcttatcccttttactgctttatttacattacgcatttatttaactgaacttatatttgattgctttaagtcttccgcttgcgtatttgcataatcgttttaaattgctaaagttgccaatataacctaaacctacccccccccccccccattaggttctaacaatgATATTAGAGGTCAAAGATATGATAATGGATCTAATATGAAAGGGAGGCATAAAGGTGTACAGAAAAGGTTACTTGAAATGAATCCCAGAGCTTTTTACACTCCTTGTGGCTGTCATAGACTTAATTTAGCTTTGTGTGATATGGCGAATTGTTGTCCTAAGGCTATGTCATTTTTTGGAGTTATACAACGGATCTATACATTGTTCTCCTCTTCTACCAAGCGATGGAAGATTTTTAAAGATCTTGTGAAGGGTTTGACAGTTAAACCATTGTCACAAACACGCTGGGAAAGTCATGTTGAGAGTGTTAAACCTATAAAGGAGCAAACTTCACAAATAAGAGATGCTTTGTATGAGTTGGCAAATAAAAGCGAAGATCCTAAGATGAAGAGCGAAGCTGAGTCCTTAGCATTACATGAACTTGAGAATTTTGAATTCTTGCTTGGTGTGGTAATTTGGTACAAGTTGTTGTATGCTATCAACACTGTGAGTAAAtttcttcaatctgaaaatatggATATTGATGTTGCTGTCAAACTTTTAGAaggaattattttatttctagaGGAATTTAGAGAAGATGGTTATGATAAAGCCATGGTTGAAGCTAAAGAAATGGCTTGTGAGATGGGCATTGAAGCTGCTTTTTAAGAGAAACGCGTTGTTCGAAGAAAAAAACAATTCGGTGAAAGTAACAGTGAAGAAGTGACACAGCCAGCTACAGAATATTTTCGAATCAActattttctatttatagttgaTCAAGCTCGTTTTTCTATGACAACTCGGTTTGAAAAATTCCAAAAGTACGAAGAATTATTTGGTTTTTTGTTTAATCTGGAGAGGTTACAACTTACAGATGATGAAGTATTGCTGAGATCTTGTAAGAATCTTGAAAGTTCTTTGACTCATAGGGGTTGTTCTGATATCAGTGGAGATGATTTATTCTCAGAGTTGACATTCCTGAAGTGTTCATTACCAAGAGAAGCCAAAACAACCATTGATGTAGTGAATTACTTAAAGAAAATGGATGGTT
It encodes:
- the LOC140888108 gene encoding uncharacterized protein translates to MKGRHKGVQKRLLEMNPRAFYTPCGCHRLNLALCDMANCCPKAMSFFGVIQRIYTLFSSSTKRWKIFKDLVKGLTVKPLSQTRWESHVESVKPIKEQTSQIRDALYELANKSEDPKMKSEAESLALHELENFEFLLGVVIWYKLLYAINTVSKFLQSENMDIDVAVKLLEGIILFLEEFREDGYDKAMVEAKEMASTEYFRINYFLFIVDQARFSMTTRFEKFQKYEELFGFLFNLERLQLTDDEVLLRSCKNLESSLTHRGCSDISGDDLFSELTFLKCSLPREAKTTIDVVNYLKKMDGCFPNAQIAYKILLTIPVTVASAERSFSKLKLIKTFLRSTMSQEILNGLAMLSIEKEVTERLDYTDLISIFSSKTVRRVAF